Genomic window (Propionispora vibrioides):
GGCCACCAAAATCGGACGTTTTTCGGTCATCCCCCAAAATCTTGTTGCAATCTGTTATCGTTAACTGTCACCGGTCATGTTGTGAAGGGAGGTAATGACGGTTCGTCTTCTCTTGATGTTAGTAATAATCTGAAGGAGAATAAAAATATATATCAGAAAAATGAAAGCTCAAACCACTGCAATCTTTGCAAGTGATTTGAGCTTTACTACTTATTCAAGAATATTATCGTTTACTATAACCTGCTACTCCAAGTTTCTCTCCCATAGATCGATATTCTCCAAAGCTATAACCATAAGGCATTATTTTCTCTAAATCGGGATTACCGTCTTCTTTAATTGCTTCTTCATCATAATGTATGGCAACAATTTCTCCAACAAATATATCATGACTTCCATAATTGATGATATCTTTTACCTTGCATTCTATATTAACGGCACATTCCTTTATTAATGGAGGTTTTACAACTGTTGCAGGTATCGGAGTTAGGCCAGTTTCCTCGAATTTATTTACCTTTGTCCCAGATACAATTCCGCAATAATCGGTTACCTTTGCTAAATTCTCAGAGGGAATATTTATGACATATTCCATAGATTCTTTTAATATTGAATGAGAATATCTTGCCGGGTGTACCGCAATATAAACAATAGCAGGGCTATGGCTAAAGACACCGGTCCATGCTATTGTAATAATATTAGGATTTTTATCATCTGTTTTTGTTGTTACTAGTACCGTTGGTTCTGGTAATGGTGAGACGTTTAATTGGTCCATAATTTTTTTACTCAATTTATTCACTCCTATTCTTAAACTTTATATAATTTTTAATACTAAACCTTTCCGTAATAACATTTTAGAAAGCTTTCTTCTATTCCTATCTGGCAATAATTACAATCTATGCACCCTGATTCTTGTTGTTTACCTTCCATAAATTTTTTTACGATGTCTGGTTCAATAATAAATGGTCTTGCCATAGAAATAAAATCACTTTGTCCATAATTAATAATACTTTTAATATCTTCGAGCTTTCTGATACCGCCCACAACAATAACAGGAATTTTAATATTTTCCTTGATTTTCTTTGCATTATCAACATTATACAAATATTTGGGTTCTGGACTTGCAAAACGATTTTTTAATACAATTTTCACCAGAGGATAGAGTATCTTGGGAACTTTTTTCATTAAATGATTATATTTGGCGATCATCTCAAATGGAAAACTTCCTCTTGAAGCCATGAATCCTTCCTCTGCAATACCGCAGGATACCTCTATTGCATTACACCTCGAACTCTCAAGGTATTTGGCAATTAATATAGCTTCATCAAGTTTTAAACCGTCTTTTGACTTCTCATAGCCATTAATTTTTGCAATGATCGGAAAATCGCCGACTTTTTCTCTAGATTTTTTCATAATCTCCTTGACAATTCGGAAACGATTTTCACTACTCCCACCCCATTTATCTATTCTTTTGTTCATATGAGGAGATAAAAATGATGACAGTAAATACCCATGAGAAAGCTGTAATTGAACACCATCAAAGCCGGCTTTTTTTGCTCTCTCTATTGCACTTGCAAAATTTTCAACAATCTCATAGATTCCAGATTCATTTAATTCCTGAGGAATGTCTTCGTTGTATAATTTATCTTTAATAGCGGATGGAGCAACAGTAGGCAAGCCTGTTGTCTTTGAAAATGTTTGTCTACCACAATGAGTAATCTGCAAGAAAATCGGAATATTGTACTGATGGACCCTTTCTACAAGTCTCTTGTAGTATTGGATTCTTTCATCCTTATCAATCATTAACATGTTAACCAAGGGTGATTTGCCATTTTTCATAATTGCAGCGTAACCTGTAATTATTGCTCCTACCCCTCCCTTTGCCAGCACCTCATATTTCTTTATTAACGCCTCCGATGGATTTCCCACCTCATCTGCCAAGCCCTCATGAGTAGCGGAGCGAATAATTTTATTTTTCAGTTTTATTCCTGCGATATGAGCTTCTGTAAACACGTCTTCCACAGATTATCCTCCTCTTCAATTCTTTACACAATCAATTTAATAGACTATAATCTATATATCGGCTTGTGTCTATTATATTGATGATATACTTTACTTTCAACCATCAATATTAAAACTATAGTCTATTATTCAACCAATCTAATTATTTTGTCTAATAAGGAGAATAAAAATGACAGATCGACGCATAAAAAAAACGAAAGATGCTATCCAAACCGCTTTCTCCAAACTTTTATCGGCAAATAGCATGGAAGATATCACGGTAAAAAAACTATGTGAGAAAGCTGATATTAATAAGAGTACTTTCTACTTGCATTATAAAGATATTTATGATTGTGCCGATTGTTTGCGAGATACTATTCTCGATGAAGTCAATAAAGTATTCGAGCCATATGATTTTAACGGGATAATCAATAATTTTTCAGTTATTTTAGTAAATATTATGAATGTATTTGAGACGAACAGGGAACTTTATATGCCGTTTCTTAAATCCCCAAGCCTCTCATCCAGTTTATGTAAAATGAAACAGCTCCTAATTGAAAATGTATTAAAAAAAATAGATCCTAATAATCAAGATGAGATATCCCGCTGCACGGTTTCATTTGTTATTAGTGGCATTATAAGTGTTCTTGAGCAACATGATTTTGCCGAGATTAATCAGCAGACTATTTCCATACTGGCTAATAAAGTTAAGAATGGCTTTACTCATTAGACCTTCTTCATAGCAAAAGATCCCTTGCCATTTAATGGCTAGAGATCTTCTTGAACTATATATAAATATTACTTTGACGTACATGGCCTCACTGTCATATAGAAATGGAATAAAAATAGAACCCCTTGACAATATTATCCAGCTTTGCGGCTTCATAAACCTGCTCCATGACATGCCACTGACATTAAAATAACCTTGGTCAATAATTTGACAGAAGTCTCTTTATAGAGTGCCAGAATCACTTGAAACCCCTGCAGTCAACCAATTTTATAATTAATGCATATGTCGATTTAGTGAATTCCGTTGCTATAATGATACGGTTTTCTTATATCCTAAATTTACTAACAGCCTGCACTTCCCCAGACGCCTTCTTGCTGATCTCATCGATTTTTTTCACGGATGATGCAATTACCTTGTACAAAAAGTTTTTTAGCTCTGTAATAGTTTCAAACACATATGATGGATTTATTTTTCTTAATTTGCTTATATTAGATGATTCTGCCCATGCTGTGGACAAACAAGCAACACCAGCTTTATGACAAGCAATAGCGTCGGATACTGCATCACCGACATAATAGAATTCATCGGCTTTCACTGAATACTTTTGCATAAAATATAAAATCGATTCTGCTTTATTAGGACTTTTTTCAGACCCTGTTGCTATTTCAACGAAAGTATCATTTAATCCTAACTTTTTTAAAGTGATGTCGCAGCTCTTTTCTCCTTTTCCGGTAATTAAAGCAACAATAATATGGTTTCCCTTTAAAAAGTCGATTAATTCACAGATACCAGGAAAGGGTTCAGAACACATATAATGAAGTTTCTCATAATATTGGTAAAAATCCTGTAATGCCTGTTCCCAATTCTGATTTACAACCGCTTTTATCATTCCTATTTCATTTAGTCCAAAAGTTTCTATAACATCTTTTTCTGTGATTTCATGATCTGCATAGGGTGATACAGCTTTACAAATTGCTTCGATACACATTGGAATAGAATCACAAAGAGTACCATCTAAATCGAAGGCAACCATTTTAACCATTAGACTTCTCCATTGATTTTTTTAATTACTCGGCAAGGGTTGCCAACAGCGACTGAATTGGCTGGCACATCTTTGGTTACTACACTCCCGGCCCCGATCACACAACCGTTTCCGATTTTGACACCTGGAAGTATAATGGCGCCTCCGCCTATCCAACATCCATCCCCAACATGGACGGGTAATGCGTATGTACGGCAAAAGTATTCTCCACTTTCCTCCGACCAATTTGGTGTCAGGCGTTCGTTTAGTTCAACTGGATGTGTTGCCGTGTATATCTGAACATTGGAAGCGATAAGAACATTATTACCAATTATTATTTTATTGCAATCTACGAAAGTGCAATTCATGTTTATGGATATATTATTTCCAACATATATATTGCAACCGTAGTCGCAGATAAAAGGGGTTCCCACAGATACATTGTCTCCGACACTCCCGAACATTTTTTCTAAGATCTCTCTTTTTTCTGTTTCCCGGTCATAATGCAGGCTATTATAAACTGACAATAATTTGCGGACATTAGCTTTATATTCTAAAAAAATTTGGTCATGGCAGTTGTAGTACTCACCGGTCATGCATTTTACCAGTTCTGTCATATAAATCCCCTTTCATTTTTAGTTAAAGTATAAAAAACAGCCTGTTACTTATCAAGTAACAGGCTGTTCCTATTGTGTTTTAGTCTTCTGGCGAGCACTTCCATTAGAAACAGTACGGGAACCTGCGACGTAGCATTAAATCCACCATTTACTCGTTGCATATTCATATTGTATGAAATATTCCAATCAGACATTTTAGCAATTGTAGAATTAGGTTGGTTGGTGATACTTAATATTTTACTATTACAGGCTTGAAATTCTTTAATAAGATCCACTATTGTTTTCGTTTCTCCTGAAACTGAAAGTACTAAAAGAGCTACCTTTTTTTCACCAATATCAATAACAGGATAATATGGATC
Coding sequences:
- a CDS encoding TetR/AcrR family transcriptional regulator, which gives rise to MTDRRIKKTKDAIQTAFSKLLSANSMEDITVKKLCEKADINKSTFYLHYKDIYDCADCLRDTILDEVNKVFEPYDFNGIINNFSVILVNIMNVFETNRELYMPFLKSPSLSSSLCKMKQLLIENVLKKIDPNNQDEISRCTVSFVISGIISVLEQHDFAEINQQTISILANKVKNGFTH
- a CDS encoding sugar O-acetyltransferase; protein product: MTELVKCMTGEYYNCHDQIFLEYKANVRKLLSVYNSLHYDRETEKREILEKMFGSVGDNVSVGTPFICDYGCNIYVGNNISINMNCTFVDCNKIIIGNNVLIASNVQIYTATHPVELNERLTPNWSEESGEYFCRTYALPVHVGDGCWIGGGAIILPGVKIGNGCVIGAGSVVTKDVPANSVAVGNPCRVIKKINGEV
- a CDS encoding flavin reductase family protein produces the protein MSKKIMDQLNVSPLPEPTVLVTTKTDDKNPNIITIAWTGVFSHSPAIVYIAVHPARYSHSILKESMEYVINIPSENLAKVTDYCGIVSGTKVNKFEETGLTPIPATVVKPPLIKECAVNIECKVKDIINYGSHDIFVGEIVAIHYDEEAIKEDGNPDLEKIMPYGYSFGEYRSMGEKLGVAGYSKR
- a CDS encoding NADH:flavin oxidoreductase → MEDVFTEAHIAGIKLKNKIIRSATHEGLADEVGNPSEALIKKYEVLAKGGVGAIITGYAAIMKNGKSPLVNMLMIDKDERIQYYKRLVERVHQYNIPIFLQITHCGRQTFSKTTGLPTVAPSAIKDKLYNEDIPQELNESGIYEIVENFASAIERAKKAGFDGVQLQLSHGYLLSSFLSPHMNKRIDKWGGSSENRFRIVKEIMKKSREKVGDFPIIAKINGYEKSKDGLKLDEAILIAKYLESSRCNAIEVSCGIAEEGFMASRGSFPFEMIAKYNHLMKKVPKILYPLVKIVLKNRFASPEPKYLYNVDNAKKIKENIKIPVIVVGGIRKLEDIKSIINYGQSDFISMARPFIIEPDIVKKFMEGKQQESGCIDCNYCQIGIEESFLKCYYGKV
- a CDS encoding HAD family hydrolase, whose product is MVKMVAFDLDGTLCDSIPMCIEAICKAVSPYADHEITEKDVIETFGLNEIGMIKAVVNQNWEQALQDFYQYYEKLHYMCSEPFPGICELIDFLKGNHIIVALITGKGEKSCDITLKKLGLNDTFVEIATGSEKSPNKAESILYFMQKYSVKADEFYYVGDAVSDAIACHKAGVACLSTAWAESSNISKLRKINPSYVFETITELKNFLYKVIASSVKKIDEISKKASGEVQAVSKFRI